Part of the Fodinicola acaciae genome is shown below.
CCTGAGCCGGGAACGGACAGCGGTATTCGCCGTAGCTGAAAGAAAAGTGCGCACTGTTGCCGCCGTGCGCCGGGGTGAGCAGCCGCTGGATCTCCGGGTCGGCGTTGGCGCCGGCGAGCCCGAGCAGCAGCATGTCGCCGGCGCGTACGGAGCGGCCGGCGAGCGTGGTGTCCCTGGCGGCCCACCGGCCGGCCAGGATCTGGGTCGGGGTGTCCTCCCAGAGGACCTCGTTCATCGCCTGCGCGACACTGTGCCGGCCACCGCCGAGCGCGGCGGCGAACCGGTCGTCGGTCAGCATCAGCCGGATCGAGTTGCCGATCCAGTCGGCCGTGGTCAGGTAACCGGCGGCCGTGGTGTCCTTCAGGTCCAGCATCACCTCCTCGTCGCTGTGCCTGGCCGGATCGGCCAGCAGCCGGGAGGCGACATCGGCTCCAGGTCGTGCGCGTTTGTTCTCGACCAGCTGCCGGATCTGGTCGGCATAGCTGGCGTACGCGGCCTGCGCGCCAGGCCCGCCGTCGGCCAGCTCGGTCAGCGCGGCGGCCAGCCGGCGGCCGTCGTCGTCGGAGAAACCGATGATCCGCGCCAGTACGAGCACCGGCAGCTGCGCCGCGTACTCGGCGATCAGCTCCGCCTCGCCACGGCCGCAGAAGCCGTCGATCAGCAGGTCGGCCAGCTGCTCGGCGTGCCGGCGCAGCTCGAAGGCGTCGACCGCGGCCAGCGCCTCGGTCACCATCCGCGCGTGCCGGCGGTGCTCACCGCCGACCGTGTAATAGATCGAGGGCATCCGCTGGCCGACCATCGGCAGCAGCGGCCAGTCCGGCGGGATGTGCGGCCACTGGTTCCACAGGCCGACGTCGCGCGGAAACAGCTCCGGGTCGCTGAGCACCTGGTGCAGCTCGCGATAGCCGATCACCAGCCAGGCCGGGAAACCGCCGGGCAGCTCCACCGGTACGACCTGGCCATGGTCGCGGCGCATGTCCTGGTAGAGGCCGATCGGGTCGGTGTGGAAGCGCGGTCCGCTGAGCGGCACGGCCGACTCCGGATGCACGGGGCAGCCAGCGGTGTCCGGCGTGGTCATAGAGCTGTCTCCGAGGTCAGTGCCTGCAGGTGCTCGATCAGCGTGATCAGCACCTGTTTGCTGGAGGAGCGGGAGCGTACGTCGCAGTCGAGCAGCGGCACGTGCGGGTCGAGGTCGAGCGCGTCGCGTACGTCGGCCAGGCTGTGCGGTGGTCCGCCGAAGTCGTTGCGTGCCACGATAAACGGCGTCTGGTGGTGCTCAAGGCGGTCGATGGCATACCAGGAGTCGGCCAGCCGCCGGTCGTCGACCAGCACGATCGCGCCGAGCGTGCCAGTGAACAGCCGGTCCCACAGAAACCAGAACCGCTCCTGGCCGGGCGCGCCGAACAGATAGAGGACCGTACGCGCGTCGAGGCTGATCCGACCGAAGTCGAAGGCGACCGTGGTGGACGACTTGTGCGGCACCGCGCGCAGGTCGTCGACGCGCAGGCTCGCCTGGGTCATCGTCTCCTCGGTGTTCAGCGGCCGGATGTCGCTCACCGATCGCACCATCGTGGTCTTGCCGACGCCGAAACCACCGACGATGACGATCTTGAGACCGTTCTCGGCGGTGGTGGCAAGGGGCGTACGCGCCCCTTTGTCAACAGCAGCGTCAGAGATCACGGAGTCCAACGAGCACCTTCTCCAGGGTCGACGGGTCGGCCAGTCGGGTGGTGCCGCGCTGCGTACGCGGATGCCGGACACTGATCCACTCGGCGTCGAGCATGTCCGACAGCAGGATCTTGGTGATGGACACCGGCAACCGCAGGTCGGCGGCGATCTCCACGACGGCCACCGGCTGCTGGCACATCCGCAGGATCGCGACGTGCTCGGACTGCATCCCCTGGGCCGGCGCCGCCTCGCTCACCACCAGGGTGACCAGGTCGAAGCAGTCGCGTCCGGGCCGGCTGCGGCCGCCGGTGAGGGTGTACAGCCGCTCCGGATCGTCGTCTCGGCCCGCGAGGCTCATGGCGCGTCACTCATGTCGCTGCCTCGCCGGCGCTGTGCCGAGGTGCCGCGCTCAGATGCTCGCCGAGCTGCTCGACCAGCTCCAGCATGTTGTGGCCGACCAGGCCGGCGTCGGACTCCTCACCGGCGATCACCGCGACGTGGCTGCCTTCGCCGGCCTCGACGATGAACAGCACGCCGCCGTAGAACTCGGTCATCGACTGGCGTACGCCACCGCTGCCGTCGCCGAACTCCACCGACGCGCCGTGCGACAGGCTCTGGATGCCGGCGGCGATCGCGGCCAGCTGGTCGGCCTGGTCCTCGGTGAGGCCGGCGCTGTGGCACATTTTCAAGCCGTCGCGGGAGAGTACGAGCGCGTGGCGAGCGCCGGGCGTACGGCCGACCAACCCCTCCAGCAGCCAGGCCAGCTCGGCCGACACCCCCGTGGACGTGGTCATCTGTTGTCCTCCGCATCCGTGTCCTGGCCGGTGACCGCACGGCGGAAGGCGCCGAACCGGGCCGCGGCGGTGCCGGCCGGTTCGGGTCGGCGCGCCGGCTCGGGCCCGCGCGCTTCGGGGTGAGTGGCGGCGAGCGTACGGCCACGCCGGCGCTTCGGCAGGCCGGCGACGCTCTCGACGGACGGCTCCGCGGCGACCGGACCGCTCGGCAGCGCCGGCCGGTTGACCGCCGGCAGGCTCGGCTGCTCCTCGCGGATCCTGGTGATCAGGTCCTGCGGCACCATCACGACCACGCCGGTGCCGCCGATCGCCGACGGCCGGAAGGACACCGTCAGGCCGTGTTTGCGAGCCAGCCGGCCGACAACGGCCAGACCGAGCCGCGTACCGCTGAGGCTCGACAGGTCGGCGCCGTCACCGGACACCGCCTGCTCCGCGCGGCGCAGGGCGGTCTCGCTCATCACCAGGCCGCTGTCCTCGATGGTGATCACCGCGCCGGCGGTCACCTCGGCGACGTAACCGTGCACCTCGGTGGTCGGCGGCGAAAAGTTGCACGCGTTGTCAAGCAACTCGGCCAGTACGTGCATCACGCCCTCGGCCGCGTGGCCGGCCACCGCGATGTCGGCCACCGAGCGGACGCGTACGCGCTGATAGCCGGCGATCCGTCCCATCGCGCCGCGCAGGATCGACTCCATCGGGATCGGCTTGGCCCAGCGCCGGCCGGACCGAGCGCCGGACAGCACCGCGATGCTGTCGGCCAGCCGGCCGGCCTGCGCCGTGCGGTGGTCGAGGTGCAGCAGGTCGGCCAGCACGTCCTCGTCGGCGTGCCGGTGCTCCATTTCCCGCAGGTCGGCGAGCATCGCGGTGGTCATCGCCTGCATCCGGCCGGCCGCGTTGGCACATGCCGCCATCGCCGCCGCGCGCCGGTTCTCGCTCTGACCGGCCTCGGCCGCGACATGCTGCAGGACGCGTTGATATGCCGGCACTTCCGGCAACTGGACGCTGGCCAGGGCGGTGTTCGTCGACGCTCCGGCACGCAGCATCGCCAACACCGTCGGCACCGTCTCGTCGGCGAACCGGTCGGCCACCGTCGCCAGCTCGGTCGCGTACGCCCTGGCCTGGCCGGCGATCTCGGCCTGGACGCGACCGGCGTCCGCCATCGCGCGCGACGCCTCGGACTGCGCTTTGGCCACGTCTTCCTGCGCTTTCGCGAGTTCGTCTCGCGACCGCAGGACCTCCTCGCGCGCGTGCTTGGCCTCCTGCCGCGCGTCCTCCGCGTCCCGCCGCGCCTTGCGCGCCTGCAGGCCGAACAGCAGGATCGCCGTCACCGCGGCGCAGAGCAGAACGACGACGGCGACGCCGTACAGGGTCATCAAAGGGAAACTCCTCGCCGGCGGCGTGTGCGCAGACTTTGTTCAACCTCGGGACCCTATTGGGTGATCACCGTTCGACGCCAGGGTGGTCGGTTGCATCTTTAGGCCATTTTTCCCCGCTGGCTGACCGTACGGACAGATCGCGACGAACCGTACGCACGACACTGCTTGCAGTCACGGCTGGAGCGGCGTGATTTCCGGTGTCTGGCATGATGTCGAGTCGGGCAGGGTGATTCGGAAGGTTTTCCGTGCTGAAACGACACATTGGGGTCGTCATCGGACTGGCGATCGCCATGCTCCTCGCGACAACGACGGCGGCGACCGCGTCGCCAACCAGGTTTTCACTCAACGTGGCGCACGGCGGCGGCGCCGGCGCACTGGCGGCCGCGACGACCGGGAACCTCGGTTGGGCCAACCGGTCCGTGACGCTGTCGGACGTGCGGGTCTATCTGGCGCCGGGCGAGTGCGGCCACATCGGCGTATGGGGAAGTCAAGGTGACGAGACCATCGACTTTCTGATCCAGATGGAGGAAAAGTACTGCGGCGGCTACGACGGCCGCTGGTTCATCGTCGGCACGATCACGATGGACGGCAGCCAGGTCTCCGGCGGCATCACCCGGATCACCATCAAGGTGTTCGACGACACCCACCGGATCTCCAACAGCACGTACTGCTATCGCTCCAGCTCCGCGACCACCTGCTGATCAACTCGGACACGCCGTGGCGTCCCGGGACGCGGCGAGACGGACCACTGTGTGGGACCGGCAGGTACGTGCAACGTTAAATGTCTGGCTTGCGATGTTTACCGAATGCGTGAAAGCCGATTTACTGGCGCTAGACGCAAGAAAACGGCATTCACGCCCGGATGACCGAGTCCCGCTCCGACGTCGCGACCGGCGCGATGCGCCGAGCAGGCGTACGGTGGATGAGGTGCGTCGACACAGCCTTGGCAGCTACGCGCAGACCGCTGACCGCGGTCACGCCCGGTTCCGGCTCGATGTCGTCTCCGACGATGTTCTCGCCGTCTCCGGCGAGCTGGACGTGTCCAACCGCGAGTTGTTCGAGCGGGCGGTGGAGGACACCGGCCCGCGCGGCCGCGCCGGCCGGTTGGTCGTGGACGCGACCGGTGTCACCTTCATGGATCATCGGTGCCTGATCTCGCTGGCC
Proteins encoded:
- a CDS encoding STAS domain-containing protein, encoding MRRHSLGSYAQTADRGHARFRLDVVSDDVLAVSGELDVSNRELFERAVEDTGPRGRAGRLVVDATGVTFMDHRCLISLADHAVMQGATLVLRTRWPGVERMLEALRLPNVRVEGPA
- a CDS encoding cytochrome P450; amino-acid sequence: MTTPDTAGCPVHPESAVPLSGPRFHTDPIGLYQDMRRDHGQVVPVELPGGFPAWLVIGYRELHQVLSDPELFPRDVGLWNQWPHIPPDWPLLPMVGQRMPSIYYTVGGEHRRHARMVTEALAAVDAFELRRHAEQLADLLIDGFCGRGEAELIAEYAAQLPVLVLARIIGFSDDDGRRLAAALTELADGGPGAQAAYASYADQIRQLVENKRARPGADVASRLLADPARHSDEEVMLDLKDTTAAGYLTTADWIGNSIRLMLTDDRFAAALGGGRHSVAQAMNEVLWEDTPTQILAGRWAARDTTLAGRSVRAGDMLLLGLAGANADPEIQRLLTPAHGGNSAHFSFSYGEYRCPFPAQEIAEIIARTGIEVLLDRLPDLDLSVPAQTLVRRPGAFLRGMTALPVRFTAVRTVGDQFR
- a CDS encoding ATP-binding protein: MTLYGVAVVVLLCAAVTAILLFGLQARKARRDAEDARQEAKHAREEVLRSRDELAKAQEDVAKAQSEASRAMADAGRVQAEIAGQARAYATELATVADRFADETVPTVLAMLRAGASTNTALASVQLPEVPAYQRVLQHVAAEAGQSENRRAAAMAACANAAGRMQAMTTAMLADLREMEHRHADEDVLADLLHLDHRTAQAGRLADSIAVLSGARSGRRWAKPIPMESILRGAMGRIAGYQRVRVRSVADIAVAGHAAEGVMHVLAELLDNACNFSPPTTEVHGYVAEVTAGAVITIEDSGLVMSETALRRAEQAVSGDGADLSSLSGTRLGLAVVGRLARKHGLTVSFRPSAIGGTGVVVMVPQDLITRIREEQPSLPAVNRPALPSGPVAAEPSVESVAGLPKRRRGRTLAATHPEARGPEPARRPEPAGTAAARFGAFRRAVTGQDTDAEDNR
- a CDS encoding roadblock/LC7 domain-containing protein, with product MTTSTGVSAELAWLLEGLVGRTPGARHALVLSRDGLKMCHSAGLTEDQADQLAAIAAGIQSLSHGASVEFGDGSGGVRQSMTEFYGGVLFIVEAGEGSHVAVIAGEESDAGLVGHNMLELVEQLGEHLSAAPRHSAGEAAT
- a CDS encoding DUF742 domain-containing protein; its protein translation is MSLAGRDDDPERLYTLTGGRSRPGRDCFDLVTLVVSEAAPAQGMQSEHVAILRMCQQPVAVVEIAADLRLPVSITKILLSDMLDAEWISVRHPRTQRGTTRLADPSTLEKVLVGLRDL
- a CDS encoding ATP/GTP-binding protein codes for the protein MDSVISDAAVDKGARTPLATTAENGLKIVIVGGFGVGKTTMVRSVSDIRPLNTEETMTQASLRVDDLRAVPHKSSTTVAFDFGRISLDARTVLYLFGAPGQERFWFLWDRLFTGTLGAIVLVDDRRLADSWYAIDRLEHHQTPFIVARNDFGGPPHSLADVRDALDLDPHVPLLDCDVRSRSSSKQVLITLIEHLQALTSETAL